In Ensifer canadensis, a genomic segment contains:
- a CDS encoding ribokinase, with the protein MITVFGSINMDLIATTARLPKPGETVAGSGFSTAAGGKGANQALAARRAGAIVHMAGAVGSDSFADGALELLREAGADLSLTKTVEEPTGTAHILVGGEGENVIVVVASANATVNEADAVAAVGGLNAGDTLMLQLEIPAASVEKALSEARRKGIRSVINIAPLTPEAARLGRLADIVIANETEFELLAGKTGIEGHEREEAMRKLHAETGHTVIVTLGAEGVIAVHEGEVHRARGLKIDPVDTVGAGDTFCGYLAASLDEKLAFPDALRRAAVAGSLACLKRGAQPSIPLASEVEPRI; encoded by the coding sequence ATGATCACTGTTTTTGGGTCCATCAATATGGACCTGATCGCCACGACCGCGCGTCTGCCGAAGCCGGGCGAAACCGTTGCCGGCTCGGGCTTTTCGACTGCCGCCGGTGGCAAGGGCGCCAATCAGGCGCTGGCCGCACGGCGTGCCGGCGCCATCGTTCACATGGCCGGCGCCGTCGGCTCGGACAGCTTTGCCGACGGCGCGCTCGAATTGCTGCGGGAGGCCGGCGCCGACCTGTCCTTGACCAAAACCGTCGAGGAGCCGACGGGCACGGCCCATATCCTCGTCGGCGGTGAAGGCGAGAATGTCATTGTCGTCGTTGCCAGCGCCAACGCAACGGTCAACGAAGCCGATGCAGTTGCCGCCGTTGGTGGCCTGAACGCCGGCGACACCCTGATGCTGCAGCTGGAGATACCGGCAGCGTCGGTGGAAAAGGCGCTCTCGGAAGCCCGGCGCAAGGGCATTCGCTCCGTCATCAATATCGCGCCCCTGACCCCGGAAGCGGCCCGCCTCGGCCGGCTGGCCGATATCGTCATCGCCAACGAGACGGAGTTCGAACTTTTGGCCGGCAAGACCGGGATCGAAGGTCACGAACGCGAAGAGGCAATGAGAAAGCTGCACGCCGAAACCGGCCACACAGTCATCGTCACGCTGGGCGCGGAAGGCGTCATCGCCGTGCACGAAGGCGAGGTCCATCGCGCCCGCGGCCTAAAGATCGACCCGGTCGATACCGTCGGTGCCGGCGATACGTTCTGCGGTTACCTGGCTGCAAGCCTCGACGAGAAGCTCGCATTTCCCGACGCGCTCCGACGCGCCGCGGTGGCGGGTTCACTCGCCTGCCTGAAGCGCGGCGCCCAGCCCTCGATCCCGCTTGCCTCGGAAGTCGAGCCGCGCATCTAA
- the fmt gene encoding methionyl-tRNA formyltransferase, translated as MSLRIIFMGTPEFSVPTLAALAGAGHEIVAVYTQPPRPGGRRGLDLQKSPVHQAAELLGVPVLTPVNFKDEADRQTFRDFNADVAVVVAYGLLLPEAILTGTRLGCYNGHASLLPRWRGAAPIQRAIMAGDHETGMMVMKMDKGLDTGPVALTKAVQIGETMTAGELHDRLMQVGANLMKEAIGKLEADDLPLTEQAGEGVVYAAKISKAETRIDFARTAREVHDHIRGLSPFPGAWFELEIAGKPERIKVLNSERVTAAGTAGTVLDDTLTIACSDGAVRPTRLQRAGGKALSVADFLRGTPIAAGTRVG; from the coding sequence TTGTCGCTTCGCATCATCTTCATGGGAACGCCGGAATTTTCCGTACCGACGCTTGCCGCACTCGCAGGGGCAGGTCACGAGATCGTTGCCGTCTATACCCAGCCGCCGCGGCCCGGCGGACGGCGCGGGCTCGACCTGCAGAAGTCGCCGGTGCACCAGGCGGCCGAGCTGCTCGGCGTTCCCGTGCTCACGCCCGTCAACTTCAAGGACGAAGCCGATCGCCAGACCTTCCGTGATTTCAATGCTGACGTTGCCGTTGTCGTCGCCTATGGCCTGCTGTTGCCGGAAGCGATCCTGACCGGAACGCGGCTCGGCTGCTATAATGGCCATGCCTCGCTCTTGCCGCGCTGGCGTGGTGCGGCTCCCATCCAGCGTGCCATCATGGCCGGCGACCATGAGACCGGCATGATGGTGATGAAGATGGACAAGGGGTTGGACACAGGCCCGGTCGCGCTCACCAAGGCGGTGCAGATCGGCGAGACGATGACGGCGGGCGAGCTGCATGACCGGCTGATGCAGGTCGGCGCTAACCTGATGAAGGAAGCGATCGGCAAGCTTGAGGCCGATGACCTGCCACTGACCGAGCAGGCGGGCGAGGGCGTCGTCTACGCCGCCAAGATCAGCAAGGCCGAGACTCGCATCGATTTTGCGAGGACCGCGCGCGAAGTGCACGACCATATTCGCGGCCTGTCGCCTTTTCCCGGCGCCTGGTTTGAGCTCGAGATCGCCGGCAAGCCGGAGCGCATCAAGGTTTTGAACTCCGAGCGCGTGACGGCGGCAGGAACCGCCGGAACGGTGCTCGACGACACTCTCACCATTGCCTGCAGCGACGGTGCCGTGCGGCCGACGCGGCTGCAGCGGGCAGGCGGCAAGGCTCTCAGTGTTGCCGATTTCCTGCGCGGTACGCCCATCGCCGCCGGCACGAGGGTCGGCTGA
- the def gene encoding peptide deformylase, which produces MTIKPLIILPDPVLRQVSTPIETIDADIRRLADDMLETMYDAPGIGLAAIQIGVAKRMLVLDVSKEGDEKTPHVFINPEIVASSDAFSVYEEGCLSIPDYYAEVERPAEVTVKHLDRDGKEQIVKADGLLATCLQHEIDHLNGVLFIDHISKLKRDMVIRRFTKAAKTRGAKAI; this is translated from the coding sequence ATGACGATCAAGCCGCTTATCATCCTTCCCGATCCTGTTCTGCGTCAGGTCTCGACCCCGATCGAAACCATCGATGCCGACATCCGTCGCCTGGCCGACGATATGCTCGAGACGATGTATGACGCCCCGGGTATCGGGCTCGCCGCCATCCAGATCGGCGTGGCGAAACGCATGCTGGTTCTCGACGTCTCCAAGGAAGGCGACGAGAAGACCCCGCACGTTTTCATCAATCCCGAAATCGTCGCTTCGTCCGACGCGTTCTCGGTCTATGAAGAAGGCTGCCTCTCCATTCCGGATTATTATGCCGAGGTGGAGCGTCCGGCGGAGGTCACCGTCAAGCACCTCGACCGTGACGGCAAGGAACAGATCGTCAAGGCCGACGGCCTGCTGGCGACCTGCCTGCAGCATGAGATCGATCACTTGAACGGCGTGCTGTTCATTGACCACATCTCCAAGCTCAAGCGGGACATGGTGATCCGCAGGTTCACCAAGGCTGCAAAGACCCGCGGCGCCAAGGCGATCTGA
- a CDS encoding nucleoside hydrolase — translation MPVPRKIIIDTDPGQDDAAAIMLAFGSPEEIDILGITTVAGNVPLAMTARNARIICELCDRTKVKVFAGADRPIARPLVTAEHVHGKTGLDGPVLDEPKMALQAQHGVDFIIDTLRAEAPGTVTLCTLGPLTNVALALQKAPDIAPRVRELVMMGGGFFEGGNITPAAEFNIYVDPEAADIVFRSGIPIVMMPLDVTHRVLTHKARVAKIREIGSAPAIAMAEMLEFFERFDIEKYGTDGGPLHDPTVIAYLLRPELFTGRDCNVEIEVQSPLTSGMTVVDWWQVTGRTHNAKVMRHIDDQGFFDLLTERLARI, via the coding sequence GTGCCTGTGCCGAGAAAAATAATCATAGACACTGATCCCGGGCAGGACGATGCCGCCGCCATCATGCTCGCTTTCGGCAGTCCGGAAGAAATCGATATCCTGGGGATCACGACGGTCGCCGGCAACGTTCCTCTGGCCATGACCGCGCGCAATGCCCGCATCATCTGCGAACTGTGCGACAGGACCAAAGTCAAGGTCTTCGCCGGCGCCGACCGGCCGATCGCCCGTCCGCTCGTCACTGCCGAGCATGTGCACGGCAAGACCGGTCTCGACGGACCTGTTCTCGACGAGCCGAAGATGGCGCTTCAGGCCCAGCATGGCGTCGACTTCATCATCGACACGTTGCGCGCTGAAGCACCTGGCACGGTCACGCTCTGCACGCTCGGTCCGCTGACCAACGTCGCGCTTGCCCTTCAGAAGGCGCCGGACATTGCACCGCGGGTGCGCGAACTGGTGATGATGGGCGGCGGCTTCTTTGAGGGTGGCAACATCACGCCGGCGGCCGAATTCAACATCTATGTCGATCCGGAAGCGGCCGACATCGTCTTCCGTTCGGGTATTCCGATCGTGATGATGCCGCTCGACGTCACCCACCGGGTGCTGACGCACAAGGCGCGCGTGGCGAAGATCCGTGAGATCGGCAGCGCACCGGCGATCGCCATGGCGGAAATGCTGGAATTCTTCGAGCGGTTCGACATCGAAAAGTACGGCACCGACGGCGGCCCGCTGCATGATCCGACCGTCATCGCCTACCTCCTGCGGCCGGAGCTTTTCACCGGTCGTGACTGCAATGTCGAGATCGAAGTTCAGTCGCCGCTGACATCAGGCATGACCGTGGTCGACTGGTGGCAGGTCACGGGCCGCACGCACAATGCCAAGGTCATGCGTCATATCGACGATCAGGGTTTCTTCGACCTGTTGACAGAGCGGCTGGCGCGCATCTGA
- the truA gene encoding tRNA pseudouridine(38-40) synthase TruA, whose translation MPRFRLIVEYDGSNYVGWQRQDNGASVQGAIEKAILSLTGETVSIRGAGRTDSGVHAVGQVAHADLTREWKPHTLRNALNAHLGMAGEGVSILDAQEVTDAFDARFSALRRHYLYRIICRPSRLALEAKRAWWVTKPLDHEAMHEGAQRLVGHHDFTTFRSVHCQATSPMRTLDRLDVSRTGNLIEIRATAQSFLHNQIRSFAGSLKLVGEGKWTPDELQAALEARDRKACGPVAPPDGLYFMQVDY comes from the coding sequence ATGCCGCGCTTTCGACTGATCGTCGAATATGACGGCTCCAACTATGTCGGCTGGCAGCGCCAGGACAACGGCGCTTCCGTCCAGGGCGCGATCGAAAAAGCGATCCTGTCCTTGACCGGCGAAACCGTCTCGATCCGCGGTGCCGGGCGGACCGATTCCGGCGTTCATGCCGTCGGGCAGGTGGCGCATGCGGACCTGACGCGCGAGTGGAAACCTCACACGCTGCGCAATGCGCTGAACGCGCATCTGGGCATGGCCGGCGAGGGCGTCTCGATCCTCGACGCCCAGGAAGTCACAGACGCCTTCGACGCACGGTTTTCGGCGCTGCGCCGGCATTATCTCTACCGCATCATCTGCCGTCCGTCGCGGCTGGCGCTGGAGGCGAAGCGTGCCTGGTGGGTGACGAAGCCGCTCGATCACGAGGCGATGCATGAAGGCGCGCAACGGCTCGTCGGCCACCACGACTTCACCACCTTCCGCTCCGTCCATTGCCAGGCGACAAGCCCGATGCGCACGCTCGACCGGCTGGATGTCTCTCGCACCGGCAATCTGATCGAAATTCGCGCCACGGCGCAGAGCTTCCTGCACAATCAGATCCGTTCCTTCGCCGGCTCGCTGAAGCTGGTTGGCGAAGGCAAATGGACGCCGGACGAGCTGCAGGCGGCACTCGAAGCGCGCGACCGCAAGGCCTGCGGTCCGGTGGCGCCGCCCGACGGGCTTTATTTCATGCAGGTCGATTACTGA
- the dapE gene encoding succinyl-diaminopimelate desuccinylase — protein sequence MTSTDPIANLATLIRCPSVTPAEGGAHSALEAMLKPLGFAVDRVTAKDAGTPDIENLYARLGSDGPHLMFAGHTDVVPVGDDGAWTHGPFSADIAGGEMYGRGAVDMKGGIACFVAAVARHIEKHGVPKGSVSFLITGDEEGPAINGTTKLLGWAAAKGERWDACLVGEPTNPDRLGDMIKIGRRGSLSGRITVNGVQGHAAYPHLADNPVRGILQLTQALMDPPFDNGTENFQPSNLEVTTIDVGNGAVNVIPAKAAAAFNIRFNDTWTAESLMAEIIARLDRAATDGALRAGRDPVRYEITWNERPSHVFLTRNNALIDSLSGAIEAVTGQQPKLSTTGGTSDARFIKDYCPVVEFGLVGQTMHMVDERVAVADLETLTEIYETFIFSWFGHAAA from the coding sequence ATGACCTCGACCGATCCGATCGCCAATCTCGCCACCCTCATCCGTTGCCCCTCCGTTACCCCTGCCGAAGGCGGCGCGCACTCAGCGCTTGAAGCCATGCTCAAGCCGCTCGGCTTTGCCGTCGACCGGGTCACGGCCAAAGACGCGGGTACGCCCGATATCGAGAACCTCTATGCCCGGCTCGGCAGCGACGGCCCGCATCTGATGTTTGCCGGCCATACCGACGTGGTGCCGGTCGGCGACGACGGCGCGTGGACCCACGGTCCGTTTTCCGCCGATATCGCCGGCGGCGAAATGTATGGCCGCGGCGCGGTCGACATGAAGGGCGGCATTGCCTGCTTCGTCGCAGCCGTCGCCCGCCACATCGAAAAGCATGGGGTCCCCAAGGGCTCGGTTTCGTTCCTCATCACCGGCGACGAGGAAGGCCCTGCGATCAACGGCACGACGAAACTTCTCGGCTGGGCTGCCGCCAAGGGCGAGCGTTGGGACGCCTGCCTTGTCGGCGAACCGACCAATCCAGACCGTCTCGGCGACATGATCAAGATCGGCCGCCGTGGCTCGCTTTCCGGCCGGATCACCGTCAACGGCGTCCAGGGCCACGCGGCCTATCCGCACCTGGCGGACAATCCGGTGCGCGGCATCCTGCAACTGACCCAGGCACTGATGGACCCGCCCTTCGACAACGGCACGGAAAACTTCCAGCCGTCGAACCTGGAAGTGACGACCATCGACGTCGGCAATGGCGCCGTCAACGTCATCCCTGCGAAGGCGGCTGCTGCCTTCAATATCCGCTTCAACGACACCTGGACCGCCGAGAGCCTGATGGCGGAGATCATCGCCCGCCTCGACCGCGCGGCAACGGACGGCGCTCTGCGGGCAGGCCGCGACCCGGTCCGTTACGAGATCACCTGGAACGAACGGCCGAGCCACGTTTTCCTGACGCGCAACAATGCGCTGATCGATTCGCTGTCAGGCGCTATCGAAGCGGTCACCGGCCAGCAGCCGAAACTTTCGACCACCGGCGGCACCTCGGATGCGCGGTTCATCAAGGACTATTGCCCCGTCGTCGAATTCGGGCTTGTCGGCCAGACCATGCATATGGTGGACGAGCGTGTCGCCGTCGCCGATCTCGAAACGCTGACGGAAATCTACGAAACCTTCATCTTCAGCTGGTTCGGCCATGCCGCTGCTTGA
- a CDS encoding DUF1150 family protein, giving the protein MGLKAITSSLSKNDLAHLGEGEVGYIRKMRSEEVSRCFPEAPEMGPGIDLWALFGADGTPILLTDNRSSTFYKAAEDDLKTVSLH; this is encoded by the coding sequence ATGGGACTGAAAGCCATCACCTCGTCATTGTCAAAAAACGACCTCGCACATCTGGGAGAGGGCGAAGTCGGCTATATCAGAAAGATGCGTTCGGAAGAGGTTTCCCGCTGCTTCCCGGAAGCGCCTGAAATGGGACCGGGCATCGATCTGTGGGCCCTGTTCGGTGCGGACGGCACGCCGATCCTTTTGACCGACAACCGCTCCAGCACCTTCTACAAGGCTGCAGAAGACGATCTGAAGACCGTCAGCCTGCATTGA
- a CDS encoding Hsp20 family protein, producing MSRITPFTSPLLLGFDTMEKTLERIAKGNDGYPPYNIERIRGDDSVDAPERLRITLAVAGFSEEDLDVTTEENQLVIRGRQIDTGDRDYLHRGIAARQFQRTFVLADGMKVLGAELRNGLLSVDLVRPEPVRMVKKINISVPE from the coding sequence ATGAGCAGAATTACGCCTTTCACGAGCCCACTCCTGCTGGGTTTCGACACAATGGAAAAGACCCTTGAGCGTATCGCCAAGGGAAATGACGGCTACCCGCCCTACAATATCGAGCGCATCCGCGGCGACGATTCGGTCGATGCGCCAGAGCGATTGCGCATCACGCTCGCCGTCGCCGGCTTTTCCGAAGAAGATCTCGACGTCACGACCGAGGAAAACCAGCTCGTCATTCGCGGCCGTCAGATCGACACCGGCGATCGCGATTACCTGCACCGCGGCATTGCCGCCCGGCAGTTCCAACGCACATTCGTGCTTGCCGACGGCATGAAGGTGCTTGGCGCGGAATTGCGCAACGGCCTGCTCTCGGTCGATCTCGTTCGTCCGGAACCGGTGCGTATGGTAAAGAAAATTAACATTTCAGTCCCAGAGTAG
- a CDS encoding DNA recombination protein RmuC has protein sequence MEPAPISFDQPVFLIGTVPVTVAHLCMVLAVLAIGFVVMTVSRRRRAGDDERHEQMAMLLAAQTEMQGRIAAMADVFGSRQAELNQTLSQRIDGMTHRIGASISEQTKATHENLRRLQERLAVIDTAQNNIQSLAKDMAGLQAILSNKQTRGAFGQSRMETIVADGLPMGAFAFQTTLSNGARPDCTIRMPNDQPPLVIDAKFPLEAWNGMRDAATPERRQQMVQLFRRDMEVHVRDIASKYLIPGETQETAFLFVPSESIFAEIHEHFEAIVQKAHRQRIVIVSPSLLLLSIQVIQSILRDARMREQAHLIQGEVGRLMEDLTRLDERVRKLQGHFAMSQKDVEEILISSGKLSRRGAKIEALELEAEGAARPEEPRHAVDNRVGQLRLRVVDED, from the coding sequence ATGGAACCTGCGCCAATTTCGTTTGACCAGCCTGTTTTTCTCATCGGCACCGTGCCGGTCACTGTCGCCCATCTCTGCATGGTTCTGGCCGTGCTGGCGATTGGCTTCGTGGTGATGACCGTTTCGCGGCGGCGGCGGGCGGGCGACGACGAGCGTCACGAGCAGATGGCCATGCTGCTGGCAGCGCAGACGGAAATGCAGGGCCGCATCGCGGCAATGGCCGACGTGTTCGGCAGCCGCCAGGCGGAACTGAACCAGACGCTGAGCCAGCGGATCGATGGCATGACGCACCGGATCGGCGCCTCGATCAGCGAGCAGACCAAGGCGACGCACGAAAACCTGCGGCGATTGCAGGAGCGCCTGGCAGTGATCGACACCGCCCAGAACAACATCCAGTCGCTGGCCAAGGACATGGCCGGGCTGCAGGCCATCCTTTCGAACAAGCAGACACGCGGCGCCTTCGGCCAGTCGCGTATGGAAACGATCGTCGCCGACGGCCTGCCGATGGGCGCCTTTGCCTTCCAGACGACGCTTTCCAACGGCGCCCGGCCGGACTGCACCATCCGCATGCCGAACGACCAACCGCCGCTGGTGATTGACGCGAAGTTTCCGCTGGAGGCCTGGAACGGCATGCGGGACGCTGCAACGCCTGAGCGCCGGCAACAGATGGTGCAACTGTTCCGCCGCGACATGGAGGTGCATGTCCGCGATATCGCCAGCAAGTACCTGATCCCCGGCGAGACGCAGGAGACGGCTTTCCTCTTCGTTCCCTCGGAATCGATCTTCGCTGAAATCCACGAGCATTTCGAAGCGATCGTCCAGAAGGCGCATCGCCAGCGGATCGTCATCGTCTCGCCGTCGCTGCTGCTCCTGTCGATCCAGGTGATCCAGTCGATCCTCCGTGACGCCCGCATGCGCGAGCAGGCGCATCTCATCCAGGGGGAAGTGGGGCGGCTGATGGAGGACTTGACGCGCCTCGACGAACGGGTCCGCAAGCTGCAGGGTCACTTCGCCATGAGCCAGAAGGATGTCGAAGAGATCCTCATCTCCTCGGGCAAGCTTTCCCGCCGCGGCGCCAAGATCGAAGCGCTGGAACTTGAGGCGGAAGGTGCGGCACGACCGGAAGAACCGCGCCATGCCGTCGACAATCGCGTCGGGCAATTGCGCCTCAGGGTGGTTGACGAGGACTGA
- a CDS encoding methyl-accepting chemotaxis protein: MFKFQAKSLATKLIAVTGGTIALVLLASNFVLISQTQERVETLVLDQATGEAKAITSDIAGGIGELASASRSMAGILGRSHAEKSMERAGVINILRANLEQNPFAFGSWFAEEPKAFDGRKEDVANNKELGANEEGIFAPYWSKNRENEIQFSTFRADYAAEWYSLAAKSGKGAITPPYTAQDTDVPTAMSSIAYPVTSNGKLIGVSGVDISLASLADGLSKLKPFETGRVYLLSQTGKWLVAPIPELLLKDYDGEGNEVVKKALASGTSGVVKNLSYDGNEPFDRVVYPFAVSGVNTSWIVLVDVPRTAINAPVRDQTYMMIIGGLVVLGAVLLGLYFAVRGFVQQPLAGLVRDVRNLSNGDYGNSITGQDRSDETGQVAKALEGFRHQLADTKRLEGEARHEREQAEHERSRSETERAESSALQRDIVARLGKGLSHLSSGDLAFRITDEFPGEYAQLKRDFNATMDSLEETIRTVNHSIVNIGNGTSEISSAANDLSHRTEQQAASLEETAAALDELTSQVNASAENAKVAAKSVDVASSDAGQSGEVVQKAIAAMKGIEQSSHEVSRIIGVIDEIAFQTNLLALNAGVEAARAGDAGKGFAVVAQEVRELAQRSANAAKEIKTLINTSAGQVREGVDLVGRAGGALEKIAEQVVQINGLIRQISSSASEQAVGLKEINSAVNQMDQVTQQNAAMVEETTAAGMALNEEARSLSTLVARFRVAQRSGTTAAQPNSTEMLRGTAERMRSAERPAPAPAPTYARDTRPAPSAARAGYTPSTQRVLTQTSGANALAQDNWEEF, from the coding sequence ATGTTCAAGTTCCAAGCCAAATCGCTGGCGACCAAGCTGATCGCGGTGACAGGCGGCACGATCGCGCTCGTGTTGCTCGCCTCGAACTTCGTTCTCATCTCCCAGACACAGGAGCGCGTCGAAACGCTGGTGCTCGACCAGGCAACCGGCGAAGCGAAAGCCATCACTTCTGATATCGCCGGCGGCATCGGCGAACTGGCAAGCGCTTCGCGCTCGATGGCCGGCATCCTTGGCCGCAGCCACGCGGAAAAATCGATGGAACGCGCCGGTGTAATCAACATCCTCAGGGCCAATCTCGAACAGAACCCATTCGCCTTCGGCAGCTGGTTTGCCGAAGAGCCCAAGGCCTTTGACGGCCGCAAGGAGGACGTGGCCAACAACAAGGAGCTGGGTGCCAACGAGGAAGGCATCTTTGCGCCCTACTGGTCGAAAAACCGCGAAAACGAGATCCAGTTCTCGACCTTCCGCGCGGACTACGCGGCGGAATGGTACAGCCTTGCGGCAAAGAGCGGCAAGGGCGCAATCACCCCGCCCTATACCGCGCAGGACACCGATGTCCCGACTGCGATGAGCTCGATCGCCTATCCGGTCACGTCCAACGGCAAGCTGATCGGCGTTTCTGGCGTCGACATCTCGCTCGCTTCGCTGGCGGACGGCCTCTCCAAGCTGAAGCCGTTCGAAACCGGCCGCGTCTACCTGCTGTCCCAGACCGGCAAGTGGCTGGTCGCGCCGATCCCGGAGCTTTTGCTCAAGGATTATGACGGCGAAGGCAACGAGGTCGTCAAGAAGGCACTGGCTTCGGGAACTTCGGGCGTCGTCAAGAACCTGTCCTACGACGGCAACGAGCCCTTCGACCGCGTTGTCTACCCCTTCGCCGTTTCGGGTGTGAACACCAGCTGGATCGTGCTCGTCGACGTGCCGCGCACGGCGATCAACGCGCCGGTCCGCGACCAGACCTACATGATGATCATCGGGGGCCTGGTCGTTCTCGGCGCGGTGCTGCTCGGCCTTTACTTCGCAGTCCGTGGTTTTGTCCAGCAGCCGCTTGCAGGCCTCGTCAGGGACGTCCGCAACCTCAGCAACGGCGACTACGGCAATTCGATCACCGGCCAGGACCGCTCCGACGAGACGGGCCAGGTGGCAAAGGCGCTCGAAGGCTTCCGCCACCAGCTGGCCGACACCAAGCGGCTCGAAGGCGAAGCCCGCCACGAGCGCGAGCAGGCGGAACACGAGCGTAGCCGTTCCGAGACCGAGCGGGCCGAATCCAGCGCCCTCCAGCGCGACATCGTCGCCCGCCTCGGCAAGGGTCTTTCGCACCTCTCCTCCGGCGATCTCGCCTTCCGCATCACCGACGAATTCCCCGGTGAATATGCCCAGCTGAAGCGCGACTTCAACGCGACAATGGACAGCCTCGAAGAGACGATCCGCACCGTCAACCACTCCATCGTCAACATCGGCAACGGCACCAGCGAGATCAGCAGCGCCGCCAACGATCTGTCGCACCGCACCGAACAGCAGGCGGCAAGCCTGGAAGAGACGGCGGCAGCTCTCGACGAGCTGACCTCGCAGGTCAACGCCAGCGCCGAGAACGCCAAGGTCGCCGCCAAGTCGGTGGACGTGGCCAGCAGCGATGCCGGACAGTCCGGCGAAGTGGTGCAGAAGGCGATTGCCGCGATGAAGGGCATCGAGCAGTCGTCGCACGAGGTCAGCCGCATCATCGGCGTCATCGACGAGATCGCCTTCCAGACCAACCTGCTGGCGCTCAACGCCGGCGTCGAAGCCGCGCGCGCCGGTGACGCCGGCAAGGGCTTCGCCGTCGTCGCCCAGGAAGTCCGCGAGCTTGCCCAACGCTCGGCAAACGCTGCCAAGGAGATCAAGACGCTGATCAACACCTCGGCGGGCCAGGTGCGCGAAGGCGTCGACCTCGTCGGTCGCGCCGGCGGCGCGCTCGAAAAGATCGCCGAACAGGTGGTGCAGATCAACGGCCTCATCCGCCAGATCTCGAGTTCGGCTTCCGAACAGGCCGTCGGCCTCAAGGAGATCAACTCGGCCGTCAACCAGATGGACCAGGTGACCCAGCAGAACGCCGCGATGGTCGAAGAAACCACTGCCGCCGGCATGGCGCTCAACGAGGAAGCACGCTCGCTGAGCACGCTGGTCGCCCGCTTCCGCGTCGCTCAGCGCTCGGGAACGACGGCAGCCCAGCCGAACTCGACGGAGATGTTGCGCGGTACGGCCGAGCGCATGCGCTCGGCCGAACGCCCGGCACCCGCACCGGCTCCTACCTATGCCCGCGACACCCGTCCGGCACCGAGTGCCGCGCGCGCCGGCTATACGCCATCGACCCAACGCGTCCTGACACAGACGTCCGGCGCCAACGCGTTGGCACAGGACAATTGGGAAGAGTTCTGA